In Vigna unguiculata cultivar IT97K-499-35 chromosome 3, ASM411807v1, whole genome shotgun sequence, a single genomic region encodes these proteins:
- the LOC114179315 gene encoding 26S proteasome non-ATPase regulatory subunit 4 homolog, with protein sequence MVLEATMICIDNSEWMRNGDYAPSRFQAQADAVNLICGAKTQSNPENTVGVLTMAGKGVRVLVTPTSDLGKILACMHGLEIGGEMNLAAGIQVAQLALKHRQNKKQQQRIIVFAGSPVKHEKKMLEMIGRKLKKNSVALDIVNFGEEDEGKNEKLEALLSAVNNNDTSHIVHVPSGPNALSDVLISTPIFTGDGEGGSGFAAAAAAAAAGGVSGFEFGVDPNLDPELALALRVSMEEERARQEAAAKKAAEDASKQEKGDEQKASPQDTTMTEGASAGASEANNKKTDLTDDENALLQQALAMSMDDPAISHDVRDTDMSEAAADDPELALALQLSVEDSSKDSASQSDVSKLLADQSFVSSILASLPGVDPNDPSVKDLLASMQNQSEPQQKNEDKPPNEEEKK encoded by the exons ATGGTGCTTGAG GCCACCATGATCTGTATTGACAATTCGGAATGGATGCGTAATGGAGATTACGCTCCTTCTCGATTTCAAGCCCAAGCGGACGCCGTCAATCTTATTTGCGGTGCCAAAACCCAG TCTAATCCAGAAAATACGGTGGGAGTTCTCACAATGGCAGGGAAGGGCGTTCGTGTCTTGGTCACCCCTACCAGTGATTTGGGCAAGATCTTAGCTTGCATGCATG GACTAGAAATAGGTGGTGAGATGAACCTAGCTGCGGGCATTCAGGTGGCACAATTGGCTCTTAAGCATAGGCAGAACAAGAAGCAGCAGCAAAGGATTATTGTCTTTGCTGGAAG TCCCGTTAAACATGAGAAGAAAATGTTGGAGATGATTGgtagaaaattgaaaaagaacaGTGTAGCACTTGACATTGTCAATTTTGGCGAAGAAGATGAAGGAAAGAATGAGAAGTTAGAAGCACTTCTCTCCGCTGTTAACAATAATGATACCAGTCACATCGTCCATGTTCCATCTGGTCCGAATGCTCTTTCTGATGTACTAATAAG TACTCCTATTTTTACTGGTGATGGGGAAGGTGGAAGTGGTTTTGCAGCAGCTGCCGCAGCTGCTGCAGCAGGCGGTGTATCTGGATTTGAGTTTGGTGTTGATCCGAACTTGGACCCTGAACTAGCTCTCGCTTTAAGAGTTTCAATGGAAGAAGAGAGAGCTAGACAGGAAGCAGCTGCCAAAAAAGCTGCAGAGGATGCTTCCAAACAGGAGAAAGGTGATGAGCAGAAGGCTAGTCCACAGGATACAACTATGACCGAGGGTGCTAGTGCAGGAGCTTCTGAAGCCAATAATAAGAAAACGGATTTGACG GACGATGAGAATGCTCTACTACAGCAGGCTCTTGCAATGTCAATGGACGATCCTGCAATTAGCCATGATGTGAGAGATACAGATATGTCTGAGGCAGCTGCTGATGATCCTGAGCTGGCTCTAG CTCTCCAATTGTCAGTAGAAGATAGCTCAAAGGACTCGGCAAGCCAGTCTGACGTCAGTAAATTATTAGCAGATCAGTCCTTTGTATCTTCTATCCTTGCATCG CTTCCCGGGGTTGACCCAAATGACCCATCGGTCAAAGATTTACTGGCTTCTATGCAAAATCAGTCTGAG CCTCAGCAGAAAAACGAAGACAAGCCACCAAATGAAGAGGAGAAAAAGTAA
- the LOC114178118 gene encoding thiosulfate sulfurtransferase 18 has protein sequence MGSIGIKSSGSEVVTIDVHATKGLIQTGHVYLDVRTVEEFQKGHVDAEKIINIPYMFNTPEGRVKNQEFLKEVLSACKKEDRIIVGCQSGVRSVYATSDLLTEGFKDVTNMGGGYLDWVKNQFPVKTPSDLVKDEVPKKVPLDLVKNELPLKTP, from the exons ATGGGTTCTATTGGAATCAAAAG CTCGGGATCCGAGGTTGTCACCATTGATGTTCATGCAACCAAGGGTTTGATCCAGACCGGTCATGTTTATCTCGATGTCAG gACGGTGGAAGAGTTTCAGAAAGGGCATGTGGATGCTGAGAAGATCATTAACATTCCGTACATGTTTAATACACCAGAAG GTAGGGTGAAGAACCAGGAGTTTCTGAAGGAGGTTTTATCAGCGTGCAAGAAAGAAGATCGCATCATCGTG GGTTGTCAAAGTGGAGTGCGATCTGTGTATGCAACTAGTGATCTTCTGACAGAA GGTTTTAAGGATGTGACCAACATGGGAGGAGGATATCTTGATTgggttaaaaatcaatttccaGTGAAAACACCTTCGGATTTGGTTAAAGATGAAGTTCCAAAGAAAGTACCTTTGGATTTGGTTAAAAACGAATTGCCATTAAAAACAccataa
- the LOC114178117 gene encoding uncharacterized protein LOC114178117 — protein MEGENAAMAPLPEAFLHFLEANGLDPSLYTAIDSTPRYIRLKPGCEACIEEVEAEVKCNLEKLEWLPGFFSLPPHVQIAGSRAYREGKIYGIDAASGAAVMALEVSPGDHVLDLCAAPGAKLCMILDLLGDSGSATGVDAARHRLAACRTMLQKYMLGDQCRLFVADGTSFSVIPTRSRSDCESCESGSEERVDVFKEWTSRRPWKERKRAAKTGSPQLMSSSQPPELIYYGHRSGVVGLTKGELFKTLSDDELANHGYDKVLVDAECTHDGSIKHIQKFEHWGWRTLQRRVLDAERTDDLHALQLNLLTNGFRLLKAGGSLVYSTCSLTVAQNEDVVEQFLKENRTAELTEIDAARNWPCKGGCIPKTWRFDPLTSRTSGLFIAKFTKLVI, from the exons ATGGAAGGAGAAAACGCTGCAATGGCGCCACTGCCAGAGGCTTTCCTTCACTTCCTGGAGGCCAATGGGCTTGATCCTTCCCTTTACACTGCAATCGATTCCACCCCAAGATACATTCG GTTAAAACCTGGTTGTGAAGCATGTATTGAAGAGGTTGAAGCAGAGGTTAAGTGCAACCTCGAAAAACTAGAGTGGTTACCGGGCTTTTTCTCTCTTCCACCGCACGTTCAAATTGCTGGCTCTAGGGCATACCGAGAAGGAAAG ATATATGGAATTGATGCTGCTTCTGGAGCTGCGGTTATGGCTTTAGAAGTGTCACCCGGAGATCATGTCCTCGACCTGTGTGCTGCTCCTG gTGCTAAACTTTGTATGATATTGGACCTTCTTGGTGATTCGGGCTCTGCGACAGGAGTAGATGCTGCAAGGCATCGTTTGGCCGCATGTAGGACGATGCTGCAAAAGTACATGCTTGGGGATCAATGCCGGCTTTTTGTTGCTGATGGAACATCATTTTCAGTTATTCCTACCAGATCCCGTTCTGACTGTGAATCAT GTGAGTCTGGATCGGAAGAAAGAGTGGATGTGTTCAAGGAGTGGACATCTAGAAGACCAtggaaagaaaggaaaagagcTGCCAAAACTGGTTCTCCACAATTGATGTCTAGCTCTCAGCCTCCTGAACTCATTTATTATGGACATCGTTCTGGGGTTGTTGGTCTTACTAAAGGAGAATTATTTAAGACTTTATCTGACGATGAGCTTGCAAACCATGGCTATGACAAG GTCCTTGTGGATGCAGAGTGCACTCATGATGGTTCAATTAAACATATTCAAAAGTTTGAACATTGGGGTTGGAGAACTCTTCAACGCCGTGTGTTAGATGCTGAGAGGACTGACGACTTACATGCTCTTCAG CTTAATCTTCTCACCAATGGTTTCAGACTGCTAAAAGCAGGAGGTTCCCTTGTCTACAGCACTTGCAG CTTGACTGTTGCTCAGAATGAAGATGTGGTGGAACAATTCTTGAAGGAAAATAGAACTGCTG AGCTGACAGAGATAGATGCTGCCAGAAATTGGCCTTGCAAAGGTGGATGCATACCAAAAACATGGCGATTTGACCCTTTGACATCACGAACCAGTGGCCTCTTTATAgcgaagttcacaaaattagtCATTTGA